The following proteins are co-located in the Camelina sativa cultivar DH55 chromosome 12, Cs, whole genome shotgun sequence genome:
- the LOC104729415 gene encoding ribonuclease III domain-containing protein RNC1, chloroplastic — translation MELCSSSSSSSLLRICSSSAPELSFSSSISQFPSKTQLNLTKPRFQNLRICASVTAETHQGLPRDSPQRLLKELAQRKTATGPKKKVPPKRFILRPPLDDKKLAERFLNSPQLSLKSFPLLSSCLPSSKLNNADKTWIDEYLLEVKQALGYSLEPSESLGDDNPAKHFDTLLYLAFQHPSCDRARARHVKNGHSRLWFLGQYVLELAITEFFLQRYPRESPGPMRERVFALIGKRYLPKWIKAAGLQNLIFPYDDMDKLIRKEREPPVKSVFWALFGAIYLCYGMPEVYRVLFEVFGMDPDADECQPRSRRQLEDVDYVSAEFEGKKLAWQDIATYKPPEDALFAHPRLFRACVPPGMHRFRGNIWDFDSKPKVMQTLGYPLPMNDRIKEITEARNIELGLGLQLCFLHPSKHKFEHPRFCFERLEYVGQKIQDIAMAERLLMKHLDAPGKWLQEKHRRLLMNKFCGRYLREKRLHNFIIYSEEVHDRYEHNRRLRNPATTAVQQAIHGLAYTIYGKPDVRRLMFEVFDFEQIQPKAV, via the exons ATGGAgctttgttcttcatcttcatcttcttctctccttcgcATTTGTTCATCTTCAGCACCTGAactctcattctcttcttcaatttctcaGTTCCCATCTAAAACCCAACTAAACCTCACAAAACCCAGATTCCAAAATCTCCGAATCTGCGCTTCCGTGACGGCGGAGACTCATCAAGGTCTCCCACGAGACAGTCCTCAACGTCTTCTCAAGGAGCTAGCCCAGCGTAAAACAGCCACAGGACCAAAGAAGAAAGTTCCACCGAAACGATTCATCTTAAGGCCACCATTAGACGACAAGAAACTAGCCGAGAGGTTCCTCAACAGTCCACAATTGTCTCTAAAGTCGTTTCCTTTACTCAGCTCTTGTCTCCCATCTTCAAAGCTTAACAACGCTGATAAAACATGGATCGATGAGTATCTTCTTGAAGTCAAACAAGCGTTAGGGTATTCTCTAGAGCCTTCGGAGAGTTTAGGAGATGATAACCCTGCGAAACATTTCGATACGTTGCTGTATCTTGCTTTCCAGCATCCGTCTTGTGACAGGGCACGTGCGAGGCATGTGAAGAATGGGCACTCGAGGCTTTGGTTTCTGGGTCAGTATGTGCTTGAGCTTGCTATTACTGAGTTTTTCTTGCAGAGGTATCCGAGGGAGTCTCCGGGGCCTATGAGGGAGAGAGTGTTTGCTTTGATTGGGAAGAGGTATCTTCCAAAGTGGATTAAAGCTGCGGGGTTGCAAAATCTCATCTTTCCTTATGATGATATGGATAAGTTGATTAGAAAAGAGCGTGAGCCTCCGGTTAA ATCTGTGTTTTGGGCTTTGTTTGGTGCCATCTATCTATGCTATGGGATGCCAGAAGTATATCGTGTGCTTTTTGAGGTGTTTGGGATGGACCCAGATGCAGATGAATGTCAGCCTCGAAGCAGGAGACAGCTTGAGGATGTAGATTATGTTTCTGCTGAATTTGAAGGCAAAAAGCTAGCTTGGCAAGATATTGCTACTTACAAG CCTCCTGAAGATGCTTTATTTGCACACCCGAGGCTATTCAGAGCTTGTGTTCCTCCGGGAATGCATCGTTTCAGAGGGAACATATGGGATTTTGACAGCAAACCCAAAGTTATGCAGACCCTTGGATACCCTTTACCGATGAATGATAGAATCAAGGAGATAACCGAAGCAAGAAACATCGAACTTGGACTCGGTTTACAG CTCTGCTTCTTGCATCCTTCAAAACACAAGTTTGAACACCCGCGGTTTTGTTTTGAGCGGCTAGAATACGTAGGACAGAAGATACAG GATATAGCAATGGCAGAGCGATTGTTAATGAAGCACTTGGACGCACCAGGGAAGTGGTTGCAAGAGAAGCATCGACGTCTATTAATGAACAAATTCTGTGGGCGGTATCTTAGAGAAAAACGTCTTCACAACTTTATAATATACTCAGAGGAGGTTCATGATCGGTATGAACATAACCGGAGACTAAGGAATCCGGCAACAACCGCTGTTCAACAAGCCATTCATGGTCTTGCCTACACCATCTATGGAAAACCCGATGTCCGGCGGCTCATGTTTGAGGTTTTCGACTTCGAACAAATCCAACCTAAAGCTGTCTGA
- the LOC104729416 gene encoding cyclin-B1-1, which produces MMTSRSIVPQQSMGDVVVVEDGKNIAKGRNRQVLGDIGNVVRGNYPKNEPAKVNHRPRTRSQNPNPTLLVDENLKKPVVKRVAIPKPKKAAGKSKVVEVIEISSDSDEERSLVVVREKKATKKKSTTYTSILTARSKAACGIEKKQKEVIVDIDSADAKNDLAAVEYVEEIYRYYKSVESEWRPRDYMHSQPEINERMRLILVEWLIDVHVRFELNPETFYLTVNILDRFLSVKPVPRKELQLVGLSALLMSSKYEEIWPPHVSDLADIADHAYSHKQILVMEKTILSTLEWYLTVPTHYVFLARFIKASIVDQRMENMVQYLAELSVMHYDTTIMFSPSMLAASAIYAARSALHQIPIWTNTLKHHTGYSETQIMDCAKLLAYQQWKQQQEGSESKGALRKKYSKDERYNVAMIPPAKALLTGTESA; this is translated from the exons ATGATGACTTCTCGATCAATTGTTCCTCAACAATCCATGG gtgatgttgttgttgtggaaGATGGAAAAAACATAGCGAAGGGAAGAAACCGTCAAGTTCTTGGTGATATAGGTAATGTTGTTCGAGGAAATTACCCAAAGAACGAGCCGGCGAAGGTCAATCATCGTCCTCGTACACGGTCTCAGAATCCGAATCCCACACTTCTTGTGGATGAGAATCTCAAA AAACCTGTTGTCAAGAGAGTCGCAATACCAAAGCCAAAGAAAGCAGCCGGGAAATCAAAGGTTGTAGAGGTGATTGAGATAAGCTCAGACAGTGATGAAGAACGTAGTTTAGTTGTTGTCCGAGAGAAGAAGGCTACTAAGAAGAAATCAACCACTTACACATCTATTCTTACCGCTAGAAGCAAG gCTGCTTGTGGtatagagaagaaacagaaagaagTGATTGTTGATATTGATTCTGCTGATGCTAAGAATGACCTTGCAGCTGTCGAATATGTGGAAGAGATCTACCGTTACTACAAGTCTGTTGAG AGTGAATGGAGACCACGAGATTACATGCATTCGCAACCTGAGATTAATGAAAGGATGAGATTGATTCTGGTGGAGTGGTTGATAGACGTACATGTCCGCTTCGAGCTTAATCCAGAGACGTTTTACCTCACTGTTAACATTCTGGATCGGTTCTTGTCGGTTAAGCCAGTACCTAGAAAAGAACTGCAGCTAGTTGGTCTCAGTGCTCTTCTCATGTCATCCAAATACGAAGAGATCTGGCCACCACAT GTTTCGGATCTAGCTGATATTGCAGACCATGCATACAGTCACAAACAGATTCTGGTGATGGAGAAGACTATACTGTCTACACTGGAGTGGTACTTGACAGTTCCAACCCATTATGTCTTCCTTGCTCGCTTCATCAAAGCTTCCATTGTAGACCAACGG ATGGAGAATATGGTGCAGTATTTGGCGGAGTTAAGTGTGATGCATTACGATACTACGATAATGTTCAGTCCATCTATGCTAGCTGCTTCTGCAATCTACGCAGCAAGATCTGCTCTACACCAAATTCCCATTTGGACCAACACTCTCAAGCATCACACTGGCTATTCCGAGACTCAGATCAT GGACTGTGCAAAGCTATTGGCGTATCAGCAATGGAAGCAACAACAAGAAGGGAGTGAGAGTAAGGGAGCGTTACGAAAGAAGTACTCCAAGGATGAACGCTATAATGTTGCTATGATTCCTCCGGCCAAAGCTTTGTTGACCGGAACTGAATCTGCCTAG
- the LOC104729417 gene encoding uncharacterized protein LOC104729417 isoform X1: MTTTTLAGLIRRRFGRLVPTHLNYGCVGPWRQGTRLLSGEAESNRDEFPVENAYVILNVSETSSIAEIKASFRRLAKETHPDLVDSKKDPSNSLRFVQILAAYEILSDSEKRAHYDRYLLSRRVVITKYSRQGYTLHRYKKRLTLSQEMEVVEWLKWYREAIHDIVLEKRVANGTTTGYLDELEEDFYSAIRAAYFGPDVESVELLPDCFEAEERSVYDTREVLHLVSGRDLFGMVCLVDNFLELSSACSKKLALSSFMDSDLGQEVEKGNYDMKSDERIGLQISHIQSSRNKNHVSDAYKDVQLHVSGRVVATAIRVPPKGQNKIEGDHDLIHVFLNSDEKSNHGTESESSPGNESGAKLLVGTISGLGTIPDEGSCYVYDGNGAKTHVIMKHRTFLVRHLHWYRIGEKVSICECRCSRAKLPPSKFWLFEPRCGLHDVGGWYIETYGKDKKSRTVLAQRFWDGLEEGSTLDGRLHPGIYLLTLAYRTLDLEDEKRRKRSVLEIIEEQLSKTLDWCKKLVRSKGLGG; the protein is encoded by the exons atgacgacgacgactctCGCCGGATTGATACGTCGGCGTTTTGGCAGATTGGTTCCGACTCATCTGAATTACGGATGCGTCGGGCCGTGGCGACAAGGAACTCGATTGCTGAGCGGCGAGGCTGAGTCGAATCGGGATGAGTTTCCGGTGGAGAACGCTTACGTTATCTTGAATGTCTCCGAAACAAGTTCAATCGCAGAGATCAAAGCTTCATTTCGCAGACTCGCCAAGGAGACTCATCCTGACCTTGTCGATTCGAAGAAAGATCCATCTAATTCGTTACGTTTCGTTCAGATTCTCGCCGCTTATGAG ATTCTTTCAGATTCTGAAAAGAGAGCGCACTATGATAGATACTTACTATCTAGGAGAGTGGTGATAACGAAATATTCTAGGCAAGGGTATACGCTTCACAGGTATAAAAAAAGATTGACATTGAGTCAAGagatggaagtggttgagtggCTAAAATGGTATAGAGAAGCAATACATGATATTGTATTGGAGAAGAGAGTAGCTAATGGTACTACTACAGGCTACTTGGATGAACTGGAAGAAGATTTTTATTCAGCTATCCGAGCAGCCTACTTTGGGCCTGATGTTGAATCTGTGGAGCTTCTTCCTGATTGTTTTGAAGCTGAGGAAAGGTCTGTGTATGACACACGAGAGGTTTTGCATTTGGTGTCAGGACGTGATCTTTTTGGCATGGTTTGCTTGGTAGATAACTTCCTTGAGCTTTCTTCTGCTTGCTCTAAGAAGTTGGCTTTGTCGTCATTTATGGATTCGGATTTGGGTCAAGAAGTTGAGAAAGGCAATTATGACATGAAATCTGATGAAAGGATTGGTCTTCAGATATCTCATATACAGTCCTCAAGAAATAAAAACCATGTTTCGGATGCTTATAAAGATGTTCAGCTGCATGTATCTGGAAGAGTTGTTGCTACAGCCATTAGGGTGCCCCCGAAAGGGCAGAATAAAATTGAGGGTGATCACGATCTCATACACGTTTTCCTCAATTCAGATGAAAAATCTAATCATGGCACTGAATCTGAATCATCTCCGGGAAATGAAAGTGGAGCCAAACTTCTTGTTGGAACTATAAGTGGTCTTGGAACAATCCCAGATGAAGGCTCATGTTATGTCTACGATGGCAATGGTGCTAAGACTCATGTGATAATGAAACATAGGACATTTCTG GTGAGACATTTGCATTGGTACAGAATTGGGGAAAAGGTTTCCATTTGCGAGTGTAGATGCAGTAGAGCGAAATTACCACCAAGCAA GTTTTGGTTGTTTGAGCCTCGTTGTGGTTTGCATGATGTCGGAGGATGGTATATTGAAACTTATGGGAAAGATAAAAAGAGTCGAACGGTCCTGGCACAAAGATTCTGGGATGGACTGGAAGAGGGGAGTACACTGGATGG GAGACTGCACCCTGGTATATACTTGCTTACACTAGCATACCGAACTCTCGATCTTGaagatgagaagagaagaaaacggTCAGTGTTGGAGATCATCGAGGAACAGCTATCTAAAACATTGGATTGGTGTAAAAAATTGGTTAGAAGTAAGGGCCTTGGAGGTTAA
- the LOC104729417 gene encoding uncharacterized protein LOC104729417 isoform X2: MTTTTLAGLIRRRFGRLVPTHLNYGCVGPWRQGTRLLSGEAESNRDEFPVENAYVILNVSETSSIAEIKASFRRLAKETHPDLVDSKKDPSNSLRFVQILAAYEILSDSEKRAHYDRYLLSRRVVITKYSRQGYTLHRYKKRLTLSQEMEVVEWLKWYREAIHDIVLEKRVANGTTTGYLDELEEDFYSAIRAAYFGPDVESVELLPDCFEAEERSVYDTREVLHLVSGRDLFGMVCLVDNFLELSSACSKKLALSSFMDSDLGQEVEKGNYDMKSDERIGLQISHIQSSRNKNHVSDAYKDVQLHVSGRVVATAIRVPPKGQNKIEGDHDLIHVFLNSDEKSNHGTESESSPGNESGAKLLVGTISGLGTIPDEGSCYVYDGNGAKTHVIMKHRTFLVRHLHWYRIGEKVSICECRCSRAKLPPSNDMNETIIAWM, translated from the exons atgacgacgacgactctCGCCGGATTGATACGTCGGCGTTTTGGCAGATTGGTTCCGACTCATCTGAATTACGGATGCGTCGGGCCGTGGCGACAAGGAACTCGATTGCTGAGCGGCGAGGCTGAGTCGAATCGGGATGAGTTTCCGGTGGAGAACGCTTACGTTATCTTGAATGTCTCCGAAACAAGTTCAATCGCAGAGATCAAAGCTTCATTTCGCAGACTCGCCAAGGAGACTCATCCTGACCTTGTCGATTCGAAGAAAGATCCATCTAATTCGTTACGTTTCGTTCAGATTCTCGCCGCTTATGAG ATTCTTTCAGATTCTGAAAAGAGAGCGCACTATGATAGATACTTACTATCTAGGAGAGTGGTGATAACGAAATATTCTAGGCAAGGGTATACGCTTCACAGGTATAAAAAAAGATTGACATTGAGTCAAGagatggaagtggttgagtggCTAAAATGGTATAGAGAAGCAATACATGATATTGTATTGGAGAAGAGAGTAGCTAATGGTACTACTACAGGCTACTTGGATGAACTGGAAGAAGATTTTTATTCAGCTATCCGAGCAGCCTACTTTGGGCCTGATGTTGAATCTGTGGAGCTTCTTCCTGATTGTTTTGAAGCTGAGGAAAGGTCTGTGTATGACACACGAGAGGTTTTGCATTTGGTGTCAGGACGTGATCTTTTTGGCATGGTTTGCTTGGTAGATAACTTCCTTGAGCTTTCTTCTGCTTGCTCTAAGAAGTTGGCTTTGTCGTCATTTATGGATTCGGATTTGGGTCAAGAAGTTGAGAAAGGCAATTATGACATGAAATCTGATGAAAGGATTGGTCTTCAGATATCTCATATACAGTCCTCAAGAAATAAAAACCATGTTTCGGATGCTTATAAAGATGTTCAGCTGCATGTATCTGGAAGAGTTGTTGCTACAGCCATTAGGGTGCCCCCGAAAGGGCAGAATAAAATTGAGGGTGATCACGATCTCATACACGTTTTCCTCAATTCAGATGAAAAATCTAATCATGGCACTGAATCTGAATCATCTCCGGGAAATGAAAGTGGAGCCAAACTTCTTGTTGGAACTATAAGTGGTCTTGGAACAATCCCAGATGAAGGCTCATGTTATGTCTACGATGGCAATGGTGCTAAGACTCATGTGATAATGAAACATAGGACATTTCTG GTGAGACATTTGCATTGGTACAGAATTGGGGAAAAGGTTTCCATTTGCGAGTGTAGATGCAGTAGAGCGAAATTACCACCAAGCAA TGACATGAATGAAACCATAATTGCATGGATGTGA
- the LOC104729418 gene encoding probable esterase KAI2 encodes MGVVEEAHNVKVIGSGNQATIVLGHGFGTDQSVWKHLVPHLVDDYRVVLYDNMGAGTTNPEYFDFDRYSTLEGFSFDLIAILEDLQIESCIFVGHSVSAMVGVLASLNRPDLFSKIVMISASPRYVNAVDYQGGFEQDDLNQLFEAMRSNYKAWCSGFAPLAVGGDLDSIAVQEFSRTLFNMRPDIALSLGQTIFQSDMRHILPFVSVPCHILQSVRDLAVPVSVSEYLHTNLGSESVVEVIPSDGHLPQLSSPDSVVPVVLRHIRNDIDL; translated from the exons ATGGGTGTGGTAGAGGAAGCTCACAACGTGAAGGTGATTGGTTCAGGAAATCAAGCTACGATCGTGTTAGGTCACGGGTTCGGCACGGACCAGTCAGTGTGGAAACACCTGGTACCACATCTGGTCGATGATTACCGCGTCGTGCTTTACGACAACATGGGAGCTGGTACGACAAACCCGGAATATTTCGACTTCGATCGTTACTCAACTCTCGAAGGCTTCTCCTTTGATTTGATTGCAATCTTGGAAGATCTCCAGATTGAGTCTTGTATCTTTGTTGGTCACTCTGTTTCCGCCATGGTTGGTGTCTTGGCTTCTCTTAACCGTCCTGATCTCTTCTCCAAAATCGTTATGATTTCTGCTTCTCCAAG ATACGTGAACGCTGTTGATTACCAAGGTGGATTCGAACAAGACGACTTAAACCAACTCTTCGAAGCGATGCGAAGCAATTACAAAGCTTGGTGCTCAGGTTTCGCTCCACTAGCCGTCGGTGGTGACTTAGACTCAATCGCCGTTCAAGAATTCAGCAGGACACTCTTCAACATGCGTCCTGACATTGCTCTCTCCCTCGGTCAGACCATTTTCCAAAGCGACATGAGACACATCTTACCTTTTGTCTCTGTCCCTTGTCACATTCTCCAGAGTGTTAGGGACTTAGCCGTACCAGTTAGTGTTTCAGAGTATCTTCACACCAATCTTGGAAGTGAATCCGTCGTTGAGGTTATTCCTTCTGATGGTCATCTTCCTCAGCTTAGCTCGCCGGATTCTGTTGTTCCCGTCGTTCTCCGTCACATTCGTAATGACATTGATTTGTGA
- the LOC104729420 gene encoding suppressor of RPS4-RLD 1-like translates to MATATATTTSEREELAKHCSSRNWSKAIRVLDSLLAKQCSILDICNRAFCYNQLELHKHVIKDCDKALQLEPCAIQAYILKGRALLALGRKQEAVLVLEQGYKNAFQQTADVKQLLELEELLKDARREIDCTFKNLATESRQETPASPLGSCASEKSDDKNDKRDSVFGTSDNACKLSSIAVSESGACSNGNSPEASRELGEPLKVNSFSKDASKASKQSGGSSDLCNGSSYKEKENGKCGSQINGSYETCNPCNGSDLHDNLAESSDRLGDLTISGKKLSSTSGFTSKSNHKAEVRCGVGTEIKINKKYTIARISGNHSISVDFRLSRGIAQVNEGNYTKAISIFDKVLKEEPTYPEALIGRGTAYAFQRELESAIADFTKAIQSNPAAGEAWKRRGQARAALGEYVEAVEDLTKALVFEPNSPDVLHERGIVNFKSKDFTAAVKDLSICLKQENDNKSAYSYLGLAFASLGEYKKAEDAHMKSIQLDSNYFEAWLHLAQFYQELADHSKALECIDKVLQVDNRVWKAYHLRGLVFHGLGEHRKAIQELSIGLSIENTIECLYLRGSCYHAVGEYRDAVKDYDSTVDVELDAVEKFVLQCLAFYQKEIALYTASKVSSEFLCFDIDGDIDPMFKEYWCKRLHPKNVCEKVYRQPPLRESLKKGKLKKQDLAITKQKANVLRFADLIGKRIQYDCPGFLPNKRQHRMAGLAVIEIAQKVSKAWRIEWRNSNKGTAKNGKKNRRRERINMLSQNRGGAGCSTSSSSETSTTGYASLESSGRSMLSWQDVYSSAVRWRQISEPCDPVVWVNKLSEEFNSGFGSHTPMLLGQAKVVRYFPNYERTLTLAKSIIKEKLSVRSKKDKVIDLSKDEKMKEIMRAETCDELHKTVGEDFWVATWCNSTATEGKRLEGTRITCLQKPGRLGHDFSIRTPCTPARWSDFDEEMASAWEALCNAYCGENYGSTEFDALETVRDAILRMTYYWYNFMPLARGTAVTGFVVLLGLLLAANMEFTETIPIGLQVDWEAILNVEPSSFVGSVKCWLYPSLKINTSWRDHPDISSAFSTTGSVVAALSSYND, encoded by the exons ATGGCGACGGCAACGGCGACGACGACATCGGAACGAGAAGAGTTAGCCAAGCACTGCAGTTCACGGAACTGGTCCAAAGCGATCCGAGTTCTCGATTCGCTCCTTGCTAAGCAGTGTTCAATTTTGGATATATG CAATAGAGCGTTTTGCTATAATCAATTGGAGCTTCACAAGCATGTGATTAAGGACTGTGATAAGGCACTTCAGCTTGAGCCTTGTGCCATTCAAGCTTATATACTCAAAG GACGCGCTCTTTTGGCGTTGGGGAGAAAACAGGAAGCTGTTCTTGTTTTGGAGCAAGGATATAAAAATGCTTTTCAGCAGACAGCAGATGTGAAGCAGTTACTTGAATTAGAAGAGCTCCTAAAAGATGCTAGACGAGAAATTGATtgtacttttaaaaaccttgcCACCGAGTCCCGGCAAGAGACCCCTGCCTCACCTCTAGGATCATGTGCTAGTGAGAAGTCTGATGACAAAAATGATAAGCGTGATTCTGTTTTTGGAACAAGCGATAATGCCTGCAAATTATCAAGTATTGCAGTTTCTGAATCAGGAGCATGTAGCAATGGGAACTCCCCCGAGGCATCCAGGGAATTGGGCGAGCCATTAAAGGTAAATAGCTTTTCAAAGGATGCATCCAAGGCAAGCAAGCAATCTGGTGGTAGTTCCGACTTATGTAATGGATCATCGTACAAGGAAAAAGAGAATGGAAAGTGTGGCAGCCAAATCAATGGTTCTTATGAAACATGTAATCCATGTAATGGTTCTGATTTGCATGATAATTTAGCTGAAAGTTCTGATCGGTTAGGGGATCTGACTATTAGTGGAAAAAAATTAAGCAGTACGTCTGGATTTACTAGCAAATCAAACCATAAAGCTGAGGTACGTTGTGGAGTTGGCACCGAAATCAAGATAAACAAGAAGTACACCATAGCAAGAATATCAGGAAACCATTCTATAAGTGTGGATTTTCGACTTTCTAGAGGCATTGCACAG GTGAACGAAGGAAACTATACAAAAGCTATATCTATTTTTGATAAG GTGCTGAAAGAAGAACCAACTTACCCTGAGGCACTTATAGGAAGAGGGACAGCTTATGCATTCCAACGAGAGCTTGAAAGTGCTATAGCTGATTTTACTAAG GCTATTCAATCTAACCCAGCAGCAGGTGAAGCCTGGAAGCGGAGAGGACAGGCTCGTGCTGCCCTTGGGGAATATGTTGAG GCGGTTGAAGATTTGACTAAAGCACTGGTTTTTGAGCCAAATTCACCTGATGTATTGCACGAAAGGG GTATTGTTAATTTCAAATCTAAGGACTTCACTGCTGCTGTAAAAGACCTATCTATATGTCTGAAGCAAGAGAATGATAACAAGTCCGCATATTCTTATTTG GGACTAGCATTTGCTTCACTTGGTGAATATAAAAAAGCTGAAGATGCGCATATGAAGTCCATCCAGCTGGATAGTAATTATTTTGAAGCCTGGCTTCATCTCGCCCAG TTCTATCAAGAGTTGGCTGACCACAGCAAGGCTTTGGAATGCATTGACAAGGTTCTACAAGTCGACAACAG GGTTTGGAAGGCATATCACTTGCGTGGATTAGTATTCCATGGATTAGGCGAACACAG GAAGGCTATCCAAGAATTATCTATCGGCTTAAGCATTGAGAACACAATAGAGTGCTTGTACCTACGAGGTTCCTGCTACCATGCTGTAGGAGAATATAGAGATGCg GTGAAGGACTACGATTCTACTGTGGACGTGGAACTTGATGCAGTTGAAAAATTCGTTCTTCAATGCTTGGCATTTTATCAG AAGGAGATTGCCTTATACACGGCTTCCAAAGTTAGTAGTGAGTTTCTCTGCTTTGATATTGATGGTGACATAGATCCAATGTTCAAG GAGTACTGGTGCAAAAGATTACACCCAAAAAATGTATGTGAAAAGGTTTACAGACAACCTCCCCTACGTGAATCCCTTAAGAAGGGTAAACTGAAAAAGCAAGATCTGGCAATAACCAAACAGAAGGCGAATGTTCTTCGTTTTGCTGATTTAATAGGCAAGAGGATCCAATATGATTGTCCCGGATTCTTACCAAACAAACGCCAG CATCGTATGGCAGGATTGGCTGTGATAGAGATTGCtcaaaaagtttcaaaagcTTGGCGCATAGAGTGGAGGAATTCAAACAAAGGCACCGcaaaaaatgggaaaaagaaccggaggagagagagaatcaaCATGCTTAGCCAAAATAGAGGTGGTGCTGGGTGTAGTACTAGCAGTTCTAGTGAAACTTCAACAACTGGGTATGCCTCACTAGAATCATCTGGCCGCTCTATGTTGTCTTGGCAAGATGTATATTCCTCTGCTGTCAGATGGAGACAAATTTCAGAGCCTTGTGACCCAGTTGTGTGGGTTAACAAACTTAG TGAAGAGTTTAATTCTGGGTTTGGTTCTCATACACCGATGTTACTCGGACAAGCCAAAGTTGTACGCTATTTCCCAAATTATGAAAG AACCTTGACTCTTGCAAAGAGCATCATCAAGGAGAAACTTTCTGTACGCAGCAAAAAAGATAAAGTTATTGATCTATctaaagatgagaagatgaaggaA ATTATGCGTGCTGAAACGTGCGATGAGCTACACAAAACTGTTGGTGAGGATTTCTGGGTGGCTACTTGGTGCAACAGTACGGCAACCGAAGG GAAACGCCTCGAAGGAACTAGAATCACCTGCCTTCAAAAACC GGGTAGGCTTGGGCATGATTTTTCAATTCGAACTCCATGTACACCTGCAAGGTGGAGCGACTTTGATGAAGAAATGGCCTCAGCTTGGGAG GCTTTATGCAATGCCTATTGCGGGGAGAATTACGGTTCTACTGAGTTCGATGCTCTAGAAACTGTTAGAGATGCTATCTTACGGATGACATATTACTG GTACAATTTTATGCCGTTAGCTCGAGGGACTGCGGTAACGGGATTTGTAGTGTTACTTGGACTTCTGCTAGCTGCTAATATGGAATTCACTGAGACTATCCCGATAGGGTTACAGGTCGATTGGGAGGCTATACTTAATGTTGAACCAAGCTCCTTTGTTGGTTCGGTTAAGTGTTGGTTATACCCATCCCTGAAAATCAACACATCGTGGAGAGACCACCCTGATATTTCCTCGGCTTTTTCGACAACGGGATCAGTTGTCGCGGCGCTTAGCTCTTACAATGATTGA